In Oscillatoria acuminata PCC 6304, a single window of DNA contains:
- a CDS encoding MBL fold metallo-hydrolase: MNNFLGITVLVENTAAARGLLGEHGLSYYIETPDSRILFDTGQGLALKHNAQQLGIALPDIDTLVLSHGHYDHAGGLMTVLETSSPRLFLHPSALNPKFSPRGDIGCPIQDPDILAQKSREVIWTETPTEIVPGVYVTGTIPRVHPLEDTGGQFWQDEQQNQVDLMLDDQALFIETIEGVIVVLGCAHAGVINTLNYIATLTGEDKFYGVIGGMHLLNASRDRLQATAETLRKYDLQLIGANHCTGMTAQAFLWQEFALKCRSCSVGTRLFFCR; the protein is encoded by the coding sequence ATGAACAATTTTTTGGGCATTACTGTTTTAGTAGAAAATACGGCAGCGGCGAGAGGATTGCTAGGGGAACATGGACTTTCTTATTACATTGAAACCCCCGATTCTCGGATTTTATTTGACACGGGACAGGGATTGGCACTGAAACACAATGCTCAACAGTTGGGAATTGCTTTGCCTGATATAGATACCCTGGTTTTGAGTCATGGTCATTATGATCATGCGGGGGGTTTAATGACGGTATTAGAAACCTCTTCTCCTCGATTATTTCTCCATCCCTCGGCCCTCAATCCCAAATTTAGCCCCCGAGGGGATATTGGTTGTCCGATTCAGGATCCTGATATTCTGGCCCAGAAATCTAGGGAGGTGATTTGGACTGAAACCCCGACAGAAATTGTTCCGGGAGTTTATGTCACCGGGACGATTCCCCGAGTTCATCCGTTAGAGGATACGGGCGGTCAGTTTTGGCAAGATGAGCAGCAGAATCAGGTGGATTTGATGTTAGATGACCAAGCCTTATTTATTGAGACAATAGAAGGGGTAATTGTGGTTTTAGGCTGTGCTCATGCGGGAGTGATCAATACCCTGAATTATATTGCTACCCTGACAGGTGAAGATAAGTTTTATGGAGTGATTGGGGGAATGCACCTGTTGAATGCAAGTCGCGATCGCCTGCAAGCGACAGCAGAAACCTTGAGAAAGTATGACCTGCAACTGATTGGGGCGAACCACTGTACGGGAATGACGGCCCAGGCATTTTTATGGCAAGAGTTTGCGCTAAAATGTAGGAGTTGTTCTGTTGGAACTCGTTTATTTTTTTGCCGATAA
- a CDS encoding DUF2214 family protein produces the protein MWASSITAYFHYLGFMLAFAALTVEVFNLKKDMTLDEAKRVAFADLVYGIAATAILITGVLRVLYFGKGTDYYLNNPFFYAKMGVFILVSLFSLYPTFTFILWFKDLQNNQPPAVELERVTQLTWLIKAELLGFTILPLLAAVMARMSGWS, from the coding sequence ATGTGGGCGAGTTCAATTACAGCATATTTTCATTACTTAGGGTTCATGCTGGCTTTTGCCGCCCTGACGGTAGAGGTTTTTAACCTCAAAAAAGACATGACGCTTGATGAAGCCAAACGAGTGGCTTTTGCAGATTTAGTCTATGGCATAGCGGCGACAGCTATTCTCATCACGGGAGTATTGAGAGTGCTTTATTTTGGCAAAGGAACGGATTATTATCTGAACAATCCGTTTTTTTATGCCAAAATGGGAGTGTTTATTCTGGTGAGTTTATTCTCCCTGTATCCGACCTTTACCTTTATTTTGTGGTTTAAAGATTTACAAAATAATCAGCCTCCCGCTGTGGAACTTGAGCGGGTTACCCAACTGACTTGGCTGATTAAAGCAGAATTATTGGGGTTTACCATCTTGCCGCTACTGGCAGCAGTGATGGCGAGAATGAGTGGGTGGAGTTAA
- a CDS encoding NifB/NifX family molybdenum-iron cluster-binding protein, translating into MKIAVTSQNKTSITEHAGHCQKFWIYETKDGEIIEKKLVELSADQSFHHCSSNEPHPLDDVQVLISGGMGPGLMRRLERKGIEGVITKETDLDQAVKAYLDGSLVREESECHGGDHGNHKGQNRGQHRGQHRHQHRHHCTSGHQV; encoded by the coding sequence ATGAAAATTGCCGTAACCAGTCAGAATAAAACCAGCATCACCGAACACGCCGGACATTGCCAGAAGTTTTGGATCTACGAAACCAAAGACGGCGAAATTATCGAGAAAAAATTGGTGGAGTTATCTGCGGACCAATCTTTTCATCACTGTTCCTCGAATGAACCGCATCCTTTAGATGACGTGCAGGTATTAATTTCCGGCGGCATGGGACCGGGGTTGATGCGACGCTTGGAACGAAAGGGCATAGAAGGAGTAATCACGAAAGAAACTGATTTAGATCAGGCGGTGAAAGCCTATCTGGATGGTTCTTTGGTCCGGGAAGAATCCGAATGTCACGGAGGAGATCACGGCAATCACAAGGGTCAGAACCGGGGTCAACACCGGGGTCAACACCGCCATCAACACCGCCATCACTGTACCTCGGGTCATCAAGTTTAA
- the petC gene encoding cytochrome b6-f complex iron-sulfur subunit, producing the protein MDNSLPIESPSMSRRQLLNFLTGSVVAATASAAAYPVAKYFIPPKETTEGGAILAKDILGNPIPASQILAEPPGTRALVAGLAGDPTYLTVQKDGTIDGRGIVDSCTHLGCTFPWNNIDQEFQCPCHGSRYNADGSVLRGPAPLPLKLVQVAVKDNAIWIAPWTAIDPRTGEKPWWV; encoded by the coding sequence ATGGATAATAGTCTTCCCATCGAGAGTCCTTCCATGTCTCGCCGCCAGTTGCTCAACTTCCTCACCGGAAGCGTTGTAGCTGCCACTGCCTCTGCCGCTGCTTATCCCGTCGCCAAATACTTTATTCCACCCAAGGAAACCACTGAAGGCGGCGCGATTCTAGCCAAGGATATCTTAGGCAATCCCATTCCCGCCAGCCAAATTTTAGCCGAACCCCCGGGGACCCGCGCTTTAGTAGCAGGATTAGCCGGAGATCCGACTTACTTAACTGTTCAAAAAGATGGTACAATAGATGGGAGGGGAATCGTTGATAGCTGCACCCATTTAGGCTGCACGTTTCCTTGGAATAACATTGACCAAGAATTTCAATGTCCCTGTCACGGTTCTCGCTACAACGCTGATGGGTCTGTCTTACGCGGACCTGCACCGCTGCCGCTGAAATTGGTCCAGGTGGCCGTCAAAGATAATGCCATTTGGATTGCGCCTTGGACCGCAATTGACCCGCGTACCGGGGAAAAACCTTGGTGGGTCTAA
- a CDS encoding YgaP family membrane protein, giving the protein MFSNVGTLDRIVRLLFAASLLYAGLNLYAGTNLGLGLDIAGALLTFSGLVGFCGLYRFLGISTRKSPN; this is encoded by the coding sequence ATGTTTAGTAACGTCGGAACTTTAGATAGAATTGTGCGATTACTCTTCGCCGCCAGTCTGCTGTATGCCGGATTGAATCTCTATGCCGGGACCAACTTAGGGCTGGGATTAGATATCGCCGGTGCCTTACTCACCTTCAGCGGATTGGTTGGATTTTGCGGACTGTATCGGTTCTTAGGGATTAGCACCCGCAAATCCCCCAACTGA
- a CDS encoding ferritin-like domain-containing protein — protein MKPDFGKKVNWMPVAMLIGISGILSCTLNPLTARAQTPLDPQTEQAMIDSINDEYRARAFYNAVIEKFGEVRPFSNIVHSEGNHVNLWVNLFERYGVAVPPDEFAGQMSAPDTLQAACAMGVEAEIDNVQMYDRFLEFVTQPDLQAAFRRLRQISEERHLKAFERCQNNAGGRGGRSF, from the coding sequence ATGAAACCCGATTTTGGGAAAAAAGTAAATTGGATGCCCGTGGCGATGCTAATTGGCATCAGTGGGATATTAAGTTGCACCCTGAACCCCTTAACTGCCCGGGCTCAAACCCCGTTAGACCCGCAGACGGAACAGGCGATGATTGACTCGATTAATGATGAGTATCGCGCCCGAGCCTTTTATAACGCCGTCATCGAAAAATTTGGAGAAGTCCGCCCTTTTAGCAACATTGTGCATTCAGAAGGGAATCATGTCAATCTTTGGGTTAACTTATTTGAGCGTTATGGGGTCGCTGTTCCACCGGATGAGTTCGCGGGCCAAATGTCAGCCCCCGATACCTTACAAGCAGCCTGTGCAATGGGTGTGGAAGCAGAAATTGATAACGTCCAAATGTACGATCGCTTCTTAGAATTTGTAACTCAACCTGATTTACAGGCCGCTTTTCGCCGACTCCGCCAAATCTCTGAAGAAAGGCATTTAAAGGCTTTTGAGCGCTGTCAAAATAACGCCGGAGGCCGTGGTGGGCGATCGTTTTAG
- a CDS encoding CoB--CoM heterodisulfide reductase iron-sulfur subunit B family protein, producing the protein MKKYSYYPGCSLHTTAKEFDISTRVVMEELGIELEEIKDWSCCGGSVAAGVSHDMGMAMAARNVALAQKQNLDLLASCSGCYNKSARALKALKQPTEKDRIMAILSEMGVNVADYNIRVRNVVDVLVNDLDIASRVKKPLTGLKVACYYGCLLTRPADITGWDSPMFPTSMDRLSEICGAQVVDFRSKTKCCGGPILVSKQDVAFDLTKKLLDEAKSLGADCIVLACPLCDTNLELRQSDIEKQYNVSYNLPILYITEIIGLALGIKPGKLGINKHIVSPKPVLKKLGL; encoded by the coding sequence ATGAAAAAATATTCTTACTATCCCGGTTGCAGCCTGCATACCACCGCCAAAGAGTTTGATATTTCAACAAGAGTCGTCATGGAGGAGTTAGGCATTGAACTAGAAGAAATCAAAGACTGGTCTTGTTGTGGTGGTTCCGTAGCCGCCGGAGTTTCTCATGATATGGGCATGGCAATGGCCGCTAGAAATGTGGCCCTTGCCCAAAAACAAAACCTCGATTTGTTAGCATCTTGTTCCGGCTGTTATAATAAATCAGCAAGAGCACTTAAGGCATTAAAACAACCCACTGAAAAAGATAGAATCATGGCAATTCTATCAGAAATGGGAGTCAATGTTGCTGACTATAATATCCGAGTCAGAAATGTAGTCGATGTGTTAGTCAATGACCTCGATATTGCCTCCCGAGTCAAAAAGCCTTTAACCGGGTTAAAAGTTGCCTGTTATTACGGCTGTCTTTTGACTCGTCCCGCCGATATCACCGGGTGGGATTCGCCAATGTTTCCCACCTCAATGGATCGATTATCGGAAATTTGTGGGGCTCAAGTCGTTGATTTTCGGTCAAAAACCAAGTGCTGCGGTGGCCCAATTTTGGTCTCCAAGCAGGATGTAGCCTTTGATCTCACGAAAAAGCTACTAGATGAGGCCAAATCCCTCGGGGCTGATTGCATTGTTTTAGCTTGTCCATTATGTGACACTAACCTAGAACTGCGCCAGTCGGATATCGAGAAGCAGTACAATGTATCTTACAATTTACCCATTCTTTATATCACCGAAATTATCGGCCTAGCCTTGGGAATAAAACCTGGAAAGTTAGGGATAAACAAGCATATTGTTTCCCCGAAACCTGTTTTGAAAAAGTTAGGGCTTTAA
- a CDS encoding 4Fe-4S dicluster domain-containing protein, translated as MVTKSTSKRAKKFVFGLKSDRQIDGDKMNSNFIKKVIAEGGDGAAIAACMQCGTCSGGCTNIDLMDMSPRTLILRIQRGEWETVLNSNALWMCSSCYICTSRCPRGVRPSDVIEAVKAIAIRQGIENDSTRFNQIFVDLVQKRGILFEPELMQKYGGLQGLIDQAPLGIKLTLKGKMSPFPDKVKDPKQFNAALEKAKKQ; from the coding sequence ATGGTAACGAAATCAACATCAAAACGAGCTAAAAAGTTTGTGTTTGGGCTGAAAAGCGATCGCCAGATTGATGGCGATAAAATGAACTCGAATTTTATCAAGAAGGTCATCGCTGAGGGGGGTGATGGGGCGGCGATCGCCGCCTGTATGCAGTGTGGAACCTGTAGCGGAGGTTGCACCAATATTGACCTCATGGATATGTCACCGCGAACCCTGATTTTAAGGATACAAAGAGGGGAATGGGAAACGGTTCTTAACAGTAATGCCTTGTGGATGTGTAGTTCCTGTTATATCTGTACTTCTCGATGTCCCCGTGGCGTGCGTCCCTCGGATGTGATTGAAGCCGTCAAGGCGATCGCCATTCGCCAAGGCATCGAAAACGACTCAACCCGATTCAATCAAATCTTCGTCGATTTAGTTCAAAAACGCGGCATTTTATTTGAACCGGAATTGATGCAAAAATATGGTGGTTTACAAGGACTAATCGACCAAGCCCCATTAGGAATCAAATTAACCCTCAAAGGGAAAATGTCCCCCTTCCCAGACAAAGTAAAAGACCCCAAACAATTTAACGCTGCCTTAGAAAAGGCCAAAAAGCAATGA
- a CDS encoding FAD-dependent oxidoreductase: MNNQVVVIGGGPAGMAAAGKLQDFGFNVVLIEKKPEIGGHLNKWYKVFPDFTDASEITENLKAGLGSTRVLNNATVTEIKGEAPNFQVTISTGEELEAAAILVSTGYKHFDARLKEEYGYGIYDNCITSVELDQMLKAQKVRTRSGKVPKKVAMIHCVGSRDEKVNNNYCSRVCCTNAIKVAIEVKEQNPESEIYCLYMDIRVFGRGYEELYRTSQEEHGVQFLRGRLSEAGEKNDGSLLLRLEDTLTAKPMRLTVDLLVLMVGMEGNPELAEVAGLTLGCDRFYATAHQQYSNNHSTRSGIFLAGAATGPKAIMESITDGRSAAAEIASFLASHPGKSSSNTNGKSVENLTFSVN, translated from the coding sequence ATGAACAACCAGGTAGTTGTAATTGGTGGCGGCCCTGCTGGAATGGCAGCGGCAGGAAAACTGCAAGATTTTGGATTTAATGTGGTTTTGATTGAGAAGAAACCAGAAATTGGCGGGCATTTAAACAAGTGGTATAAGGTGTTTCCTGATTTTACTGATGCGTCAGAAATTACCGAGAATCTGAAGGCTGGTTTGGGGAGTACCCGGGTTTTAAATAATGCTACGGTGACTGAAATTAAAGGTGAAGCCCCGAATTTTCAAGTGACTATTTCCACCGGAGAAGAATTGGAGGCAGCGGCGATTCTGGTTTCAACTGGATATAAGCATTTCGATGCGCGGTTGAAAGAAGAATATGGGTATGGCATCTATGATAATTGCATCACTTCGGTGGAATTGGATCAAATGCTGAAGGCGCAAAAGGTGCGGACTCGTTCGGGGAAAGTGCCGAAGAAAGTGGCGATGATTCACTGTGTGGGGTCTCGCGATGAGAAGGTGAATAATAATTATTGTTCGCGAGTTTGTTGTACCAATGCGATTAAGGTGGCGATCGAGGTTAAAGAACAAAATCCTGAGTCGGAAATTTACTGCCTTTATATGGATATTCGGGTGTTTGGACGGGGGTATGAGGAACTCTACCGGACCTCTCAAGAAGAGCATGGGGTGCAGTTTTTGCGGGGTCGGCTTTCGGAGGCTGGTGAGAAAAATGATGGCAGTTTGTTGCTGCGGTTAGAGGATACGTTAACAGCTAAACCGATGCGGTTGACGGTTGATTTGTTGGTTCTGATGGTGGGGATGGAAGGGAATCCGGAGTTAGCTGAGGTGGCGGGTTTAACCTTGGGTTGCGATCGCTTCTATGCTACGGCGCATCAGCAGTATTCTAACAATCATTCAACGCGATCAGGGATTTTCCTAGCGGGGGCGGCAACGGGACCGAAGGCAATTATGGAATCGATTACCGATGGGCGATCGGCGGCGGCAGAAATTGCCAGTTTTTTGGCCAGTCATCCGGGCAAGTCATCCTCCAATACCAATGGTAAATCCGTAGAAAACCTGACATTTTCTGTAAATTGA
- a CDS encoding heterodisulfide reductase-related iron-sulfur binding cluster yields the protein MKVARENIAWEQHKKQLPTIDDEGGKLWGCFRSCFLQSAAPYTEGIAYKILKNDLGMDLREAPGHTSCGAIGYHGDVTTIEAQMVVAARNFSVAHHELGVDNLFSFCVTSFANYTEMIKLWEEEPELREYTAKTLKETTGREFWIPHVSGGRPSVVHASDVFFANRHKLAAKAKYSLKGIKAVDHIGCHYGKIFPGEAMGGVEFPQTLVGLLEAFGATIVDYPERRHCCGMGFRQCAFPENRDYTASSVYKKMTSLKEAHPDCNLILTNCPGCTVFLDAEQGTIKEVLEEEFNVSVLDYAQLTGLMLGYDPFKDCGLNAKVVEVEPLLDKIGIPYDKSKTAQERRRPF from the coding sequence ATGAAAGTAGCCAGAGAAAATATAGCTTGGGAACAACATAAAAAGCAGTTGCCGACCATAGATGATGAAGGAGGAAAATTGTGGGGATGCTTCCGCAGTTGTTTCCTGCAAAGTGCGGCTCCTTACACTGAAGGGATTGCCTATAAAATTTTGAAAAATGATTTGGGGATGGATTTGCGGGAAGCCCCTGGACATACTTCCTGTGGGGCGATCGGCTATCATGGTGATGTCACTACCATTGAAGCTCAAATGGTGGTAGCGGCGCGGAACTTTTCCGTCGCTCATCACGAATTAGGCGTTGATAATTTGTTTTCATTCTGTGTAACTTCTTTTGCAAATTACACCGAAATGATTAAACTCTGGGAAGAAGAACCGGAGTTGCGGGAATATACGGCAAAAACTTTAAAAGAAACCACAGGTCGAGAGTTTTGGATTCCCCACGTTTCTGGAGGACGGCCATCGGTGGTCCATGCTTCTGATGTCTTCTTTGCCAATCGTCATAAATTGGCGGCGAAAGCTAAGTATAGCTTGAAGGGAATTAAGGCGGTGGATCATATTGGCTGTCACTATGGGAAAATTTTCCCCGGTGAGGCAATGGGTGGCGTGGAGTTTCCACAAACTTTGGTGGGATTACTGGAGGCGTTTGGTGCGACGATAGTGGATTACCCTGAACGTCGGCATTGCTGCGGGATGGGTTTCCGGCAGTGCGCTTTTCCCGAAAATCGAGACTATACTGCCAGTAGTGTGTATAAGAAAATGACCAGTCTGAAAGAAGCGCATCCAGACTGCAATTTGATTCTGACCAATTGTCCGGGTTGTACAGTATTTTTGGATGCTGAACAAGGGACAATTAAAGAGGTTTTGGAAGAAGAATTTAATGTCAGTGTTCTGGATTACGCCCAATTGACGGGGTTAATGTTGGGTTATGACCCGTTTAAAGATTGCGGATTGAATGCCAAGGTGGTTGAGGTTGAACCTTTGCTGGATAAAATTGGCATTCCCTACGATAAATCTAAAACGGCGCAAGAACGCAGAAGACCGTTTTAG
- a CDS encoding 4Fe-4S dicluster domain-containing protein, with product MGQLFNELKQDIQYQHGMNACLNCGICTAVCPAAEVYDYSPREVMNICQSEDDQWLIDLLKSDKIWFCGQCYSCKPRCPRGNSTADVILALRRLSIRHGYFAESEKGRQQLFAKRVFGENMLKRGYTLVAENITPEHFPELGENWEYYFEHMAEMRAWWDVPMDLENSAGSHRVIPEKDMEELRAIYKATGAIQLMDAVEKGMEQKLGSKAEVEKFWENWVETADSRTYEMDESQ from the coding sequence ATGGGACAATTATTTAACGAACTGAAACAGGACATTCAATACCAACATGGGATGAATGCTTGCCTGAACTGTGGCATTTGTACAGCGGTTTGTCCAGCCGCTGAAGTGTATGACTACTCTCCCAGAGAGGTGATGAACATTTGCCAAAGTGAAGATGATCAATGGCTCATCGACTTATTGAAATCAGACAAAATCTGGTTTTGTGGACAATGTTATTCCTGTAAACCCAGATGTCCGAGAGGCAACAGTACCGCCGATGTGATTCTGGCCTTGCGTCGTCTTTCCATTCGTCACGGTTACTTTGCCGAGTCAGAAAAAGGCAGACAACAATTGTTCGCCAAGCGAGTCTTTGGGGAAAATATGCTCAAACGCGGCTATACCTTAGTTGCGGAAAATATCACCCCGGAACATTTCCCCGAACTGGGAGAAAACTGGGAATACTATTTTGAGCACATGGCAGAAATGCGAGCTTGGTGGGATGTGCCAATGGACCTGGAAAATAGCGCTGGTTCCCACCGCGTGATTCCGGAAAAAGACATGGAAGAATTGCGGGCCATTTATAAAGCAACCGGCGCGATTCAGTTAATGGACGCGGTGGAAAAAGGCATGGAACAGAAACTCGGCAGCAAAGCAGAAGTAGAAAAATTCTGGGAAAACTGGGTAGAAACGGCGGATAGTCGCACCTACGAAATGGACGAATCTCAATAA
- a CDS encoding rhodanese-like domain-containing protein, whose protein sequence is MTANQTNQLLDIDALTLKQGLSEQKITLIDVREPGEFAGEHIQGAALLPLSQFDPNSPKLQGDKDIVLYCQSGNRSRQAAQKLLAAGVPEVMQLKGGINGWKQAGYPVEVNKNAPISIFRQVQIVAGTLVFTGTVLGYFVNPGFLFLSGFVGAGLVFAGISNTCAMGMLLAKLPYNQVK, encoded by the coding sequence ATGACTGCAAATCAGACGAATCAACTGCTTGATATTGACGCCCTAACCTTAAAACAGGGATTAAGCGAGCAAAAAATCACCCTGATTGATGTGCGAGAACCGGGGGAATTTGCGGGGGAGCATATCCAAGGGGCTGCCCTATTACCCTTGTCTCAATTTGACCCAAACTCACCTAAATTGCAAGGGGACAAAGATATCGTTCTTTACTGTCAAAGTGGCAACCGTTCCCGACAAGCGGCCCAAAAACTCTTAGCGGCAGGAGTTCCCGAGGTGATGCAGCTCAAAGGAGGAATTAATGGCTGGAAACAAGCGGGATATCCGGTAGAAGTGAATAAAAATGCCCCGATTTCTATTTTCCGGCAGGTGCAAATTGTCGCAGGGACTCTGGTGTTTACCGGGACGGTTCTCGGTTATTTTGTTAACCCGGGGTTTTTATTTCTGAGTGGGTTTGTGGGGGCCGGTTTAGTCTTTGCTGGGATTAGTAACACTTGTGCAATGGGAATGCTGTTGGCTAAACTTCCTTACAATCAAGTCAAGTAA
- the psbA gene encoding photosystem II q(b) protein has product MTTTVSFPTGNSLWSRFCDWITSTENRLYIGWFGVLMVPTLFTAAIVFVLAFIAAPPVDLDGIREPISGSLLYGNNIVTATIVPTSAAIGLHLYPLWSAASLDEWLYNGGPYQLIVLHFLIGIYAYMGREWELSYRLGMRPWIPVAFSAPVAAATAVLLVYPIGQGSFSDGMMLGISGTFNFMIVFQAEHNILMHPFHQLGVIGVFGGALFAAMHGSLVTSSLVRETSENESTNFGYKFGQEQETYNIVAAHGYFGRLIFQYASFNNSRSLHFFLAAWPVVGIWFAALGISTMGFNLNGFNFNQSILDNQGRGINTWADVVNRANLGIEVIHERNAHNFPLDLAAGPVKAIALTAPVIHG; this is encoded by the coding sequence ATGACAACAACTGTCTCATTTCCCACAGGGAATAGCCTCTGGTCCCGGTTCTGTGACTGGATTACCAGCACCGAAAATCGGCTGTATATTGGCTGGTTTGGGGTGTTAATGGTTCCGACCCTTTTCACCGCTGCGATCGTCTTTGTTCTGGCATTTATTGCCGCGCCTCCCGTCGATTTAGATGGGATTCGTGAGCCAATTTCCGGGTCTTTGCTGTACGGTAATAACATTGTTACGGCCACCATTGTTCCCACTTCTGCCGCGATCGGCTTACACTTATATCCCCTTTGGTCCGCCGCTTCTTTAGACGAATGGCTGTATAACGGTGGCCCATATCAACTGATTGTTCTGCACTTTTTGATTGGCATTTACGCCTATATGGGTCGTGAATGGGAACTCAGCTATCGCCTAGGAATGCGTCCTTGGATTCCTGTCGCCTTTTCTGCTCCCGTTGCAGCTGCCACCGCAGTGCTGTTAGTTTATCCCATCGGTCAAGGGAGCTTTTCCGATGGAATGATGTTGGGAATTTCTGGAACCTTCAATTTTATGATTGTGTTCCAAGCTGAACATAATATTCTCATGCACCCCTTCCATCAACTCGGTGTCATCGGTGTATTTGGTGGCGCTTTATTCGCGGCGATGCATGGGTCATTAGTGACTTCTTCTTTGGTTCGTGAAACCAGCGAAAACGAATCGACTAACTTCGGTTATAAGTTCGGCCAAGAACAAGAAACTTACAACATTGTTGCCGCTCATGGCTATTTTGGTCGCCTGATTTTCCAATATGCGTCCTTCAATAATAGCCGTAGCTTGCACTTCTTTTTAGCTGCATGGCCCGTGGTAGGAATTTGGTTTGCCGCTTTAGGCATTTCCACGATGGGATTTAACCTGAATGGGTTTAATTTTAATCAGTCCATTCTCGACAACCAAGGTCGCGGAATTAATACCTGGGCTGATGTGGTTAACCGCGCTAATTTAGGGATTGAGGTGATTCACGAGCGCAATGCTCACAACTTCCCCCTTGATTTAGCTGCGGGTCCAGTGAAGGCGATCGCCTTAACGGCTCCCGTCATTCACGGTTAA